A portion of the Candidatus Margulisiibacteriota bacterium genome contains these proteins:
- the lpdA gene encoding dihydrolipoyl dehydrogenase has product MSNKYDVVVLGGGPGGYAAAIRAAQLGAKVALIEKDKLGGVCLNRGCIPTKAIIACTSLFEKFQKAESFGISAGKPTIDLAKVIERKNTLVAKIVKNLQGLIEKNKIEIINGNGKVIAPGNIEVTLNNGSKLSVVSSKLIIATGSVPSCLPGLSFDKDRYLCSDDALELKEAPAKITIVGGGVIGIHFAAIYSTLGSEVTIYEALPEILTGIDEEVVALVKRILNRKKVKVLTGTRFDPAQAKGKTLICVGRTPNIMGLETLGLKMSKRSVWVSEKMETSVKGVYAVGDVCSQTMLAHVAYEQGVVAAENALGGNRTFNYDCIPIGIYTNPEIGAVGLTEKAAREKGINVSIGKFPFGALGISQAMGEIEGFVKFVCDEKGKILGVHIIGPEATSLIGTAALAIKNNLSIEQIAETFQSHPSYPEGLQEAAEAVLKRALHIFN; this is encoded by the coding sequence ATGTCAAATAAGTATGATGTCGTTGTCTTAGGCGGCGGGCCGGGTGGTTACGCCGCGGCGATCCGGGCCGCGCAGCTGGGAGCGAAAGTCGCCCTGATCGAGAAGGACAAGCTCGGTGGCGTCTGCCTCAACCGCGGTTGCATTCCCACCAAAGCCATCATCGCCTGCACCTCGCTTTTCGAAAAGTTCCAGAAAGCGGAAAGTTTTGGCATCTCGGCCGGCAAGCCGACCATCGATCTCGCCAAAGTGATCGAGCGAAAGAATACGCTCGTAGCCAAGATCGTCAAAAACCTGCAGGGCTTGATCGAAAAGAACAAGATCGAGATCATAAACGGCAACGGGAAAGTCATAGCTCCGGGAAACATTGAAGTCACATTAAATAACGGTAGTAAATTGTCAGTTGTTAGTAGTAAGTTAATTATTGCTACCGGGTCTGTCCCCAGCTGTCTGCCCGGGTTGAGCTTTGATAAAGACCGCTACCTCTGCAGCGACGATGCGCTTGAGCTGAAAGAAGCACCGGCTAAGATTACGATCGTCGGCGGCGGAGTGATCGGCATTCACTTCGCGGCAATCTACAGTACACTGGGTTCCGAGGTCACTATTTATGAAGCCCTGCCGGAAATATTGACCGGTATCGATGAAGAAGTCGTCGCTTTGGTCAAAAGGATCTTAAACCGAAAGAAAGTCAAGGTTTTGACCGGCACCCGCTTCGACCCGGCCCAAGCCAAAGGCAAGACACTGATCTGCGTCGGCCGCACACCAAATATTATGGGGCTCGAAACTTTGGGCCTGAAAATGAGCAAGCGAAGCGTTTGGGTCAGCGAAAAGATGGAAACAAGTGTCAAAGGCGTCTACGCGGTCGGCGACGTTTGCAGCCAAACCATGCTGGCGCATGTCGCGTATGAACAGGGCGTCGTGGCGGCGGAAAACGCGCTGGGCGGGAATAGAACGTTCAATTACGATTGTATTCCGATCGGCATTTATACCAATCCGGAGATCGGTGCCGTCGGGCTGACCGAAAAAGCGGCGCGCGAGAAAGGCATTAATGTCAGTATCGGCAAGTTCCCCTTTGGCGCGCTGGGAATCTCGCAAGCCATGGGTGAGATCGAAGGATTCGTCAAATTTGTTTGTGATGAAAAAGGCAAGATTTTAGGCGTTCATATCATCGGACCGGAGGCCACGTCACTCATCGGCACGGCTGCCCTGGCGATAAAGAACAATTTATCGATTGAACAGATCGCAGAAACTTTCCAGTCCCACCCCTCCTACCCCGAAGGTCTGCAGGAAGCGGCCGAAGCGGTCCTAAAGCGGGCGCTGCATATTTTTAATTGA
- the gpmI gene encoding 2,3-bisphosphoglycerate-independent phosphoglycerate mutase translates to MKTTPVYLCILDGFAVGEQGPKNAIYDAIDQGKAPFIADLFKNHPYAKLECSGLAVGLPAGTMGNSEVNHLNMGAGRIVYQSIERINVAIDDGSFFRNDALTAAVTRCQQNNSTLHLMGLLQGHGGTVHASIRHLFALLELAKKNGLTDIAIHLFTDGRDTNPKAAGEIYLPMLEEAIRDQGPGTRVATVMGREIAMDRDTSWDKTLIGMRCLVLGTGEFKAATAREAIDNSYARGQTDEFIRPTVIGDYQGMRPNDSVIYWNYRQDRTIQLTAAFCETDKKYFNYKKGTKPIDDNSYNEIQGLRAKVAGLLFVAMTEYYHGLNALTAFPEKEVPDTVGQIVSEAGLKQLRLAGPEKFAHVTGWFSGRRADPFPGEDRHLAQDMTLKERTEEGKHYDWVPEMTAFLETDYALGAIDRGEYSLVVHNFQNGDMVGHTGNLAAATEAIGDISACLEKLVPAWTAKGGVFIITADHGNADEMKLENKGQEVASTQHSLNPVPFWVLGKEVKLNESGIIPDVGVTVLDLMGLPIPKAMTAKSLLK, encoded by the coding sequence GTGAAAACAACACCGGTTTATCTTTGCATTCTGGATGGCTTCGCGGTCGGAGAGCAGGGGCCGAAGAACGCCATTTACGACGCGATCGACCAGGGAAAGGCGCCGTTCATTGCCGACTTGTTCAAAAATCACCCTTACGCCAAACTGGAATGTTCCGGCCTGGCGGTCGGCTTGCCGGCCGGGACGATGGGGAACTCCGAGGTCAACCACCTGAACATGGGAGCGGGGCGGATCGTCTACCAGTCGATCGAACGGATCAATGTGGCGATCGATGACGGGAGTTTCTTCCGCAACGATGCCCTGACGGCGGCGGTCACCCGTTGTCAACAGAATAATTCAACCCTCCATCTCATGGGGCTCCTGCAAGGACATGGCGGAACTGTCCACGCCAGCATTCGCCATCTTTTCGCCTTGCTCGAGTTGGCTAAAAAGAACGGTTTGACCGACATCGCTATTCATCTCTTTACTGACGGCCGTGACACTAATCCGAAGGCGGCGGGAGAAATATATTTGCCGATGCTGGAAGAAGCGATCAGGGACCAGGGACCAGGGACCAGGGTCGCAACAGTGATGGGGCGGGAGATCGCGATGGATCGGGATACGTCCTGGGATAAGACGCTAATAGGCATGAGGTGCTTGGTACTAGGGACGGGGGAATTTAAAGCCGCCACTGCCCGTGAAGCGATCGATAATTCTTATGCTCGCGGGCAAACTGATGAATTTATCAGGCCGACGGTTATCGGTGATTATCAGGGGATGAGGCCGAACGATTCGGTCATTTACTGGAACTACCGGCAGGACCGGACGATCCAGCTGACGGCCGCCTTCTGCGAAACGGACAAGAAATATTTTAATTACAAAAAAGGGACGAAGCCGATCGACGACAATAGCTACAACGAGATTCAGGGGTTGCGGGCCAAGGTTGCCGGGCTCCTGTTCGTGGCGATGACCGAGTATTATCACGGCTTGAACGCCCTGACCGCCTTCCCCGAGAAGGAGGTCCCGGATACGGTTGGCCAGATCGTATCCGAAGCCGGCTTAAAACAATTGCGTCTGGCCGGTCCGGAGAAGTTCGCTCATGTCACCGGCTGGTTCTCCGGCCGGAGGGCGGACCCTTTCCCGGGAGAAGACCGCCATCTGGCCCAGGATATGACCTTGAAGGAGCGGACCGAAGAGGGGAAGCATTACGACTGGGTGCCGGAGATGACCGCCTTTCTGGAGACCGACTACGCGCTGGGGGCGATCGACCGGGGCGAGTATTCGCTGGTCGTCCATAATTTCCAGAATGGCGATATGGTCGGCCATACCGGCAACCTGGCGGCCGCGACCGAAGCGATCGGCGACATCTCCGCCTGTTTAGAAAAATTAGTCCCCGCCTGGACGGCCAAGGGCGGGGTCTTTATCATCACCGCCGACCATGGGAATGCCGACGAGATGAAGCTGGAAAATAAGGGCCAGGAAGTCGCCAGCACCCAGCATTCTCTCAATCCGGTCCCGTTCTGGGTCCTCGGCAAAGAGGTTAAATTGAATGAGTCCGGCATCATCCCTGATGTCGGTGTGACCGTGCTCGATTTGATGGGCCTGCCGATCCCCAAAGCGATGACGGCGAAAAGCCTGCTTAAATAA
- a CDS encoding Com family DNA-binding transcriptional regulator → MMKEFRCKFCHRLLAKVEEGSKVEIKCPKCKTMNLYDDETVIVYEVPENNVTKKILERGVIKYDFLQN, encoded by the coding sequence ATGATGAAAGAATTCCGCTGTAAATTCTGCCACCGGCTGCTGGCCAAGGTGGAGGAGGGGTCGAAAGTCGAGATCAAGTGTCCCAAGTGCAAGACGATGAACCTCTATGATGACGAGACGGTCATTGTCTATGAAGTGCCCGAGAACAACGTCACCAAAAAGATCTTGGAACGCGGCGTCATTAAGTACGATTTCCTGCAGAATTAA
- a CDS encoding M13 family metallopeptidase, producing MRQALICATVVLTVALLSGCSNMSQKKDNLTDLDTTVRPGDDFYRYAVGHWQKNNPIPAEYSSWGSFVILGEENLKVLREIMERAAKRPRDSREKMVGDFYAGGMDEQKIEAAGLQPLQPELARIEAIRDLTGLALELAHMQQTTSDPLFSFGVAPDLARSDRQIVHLDQGGLNLPDRDYYLKNDLYSREIRTKYQLFVARIFKLMGEDERTSAASARTVLKIETALAKISRTKVALRDPRQNYHPQSLAALAKLAPNFAWPLYFRAIGLTKPGKINVGQPEFLAGLNKLLVKIPLAEWKVYLAFTLVNDNAEYLSSAFVNEEFAFYAKTMNGNQVLRPRWKRVVGTVNAYLDHPVGRLFVQKRFSPHSKKRASQMIESIRRTFARRIKGLDWMSPRTKQAAQQKLAAMTFKIGYPDKWRDYSKLKIERNSYLANIFRGNYFDFHYELNKVGKPVDRQEWQMPAQIVNAGYMPQRNEMIFPAGILQPPFFDAAADDAINYGSIGTIMAHEMTHGFDDQGRKFDAKGNLKDWWSKKDEANFKAKTKGVVAQFGAYTPFPGLPLNGKLTLGENLADLGGLSLAYEALGSLPAGKKPQPRFFLSYARVWRNNTRPERAKLLIKVDPHSPAQYRVNGPLSNLPEFYQAFNLISGEAMYKPAAQRVKVW from the coding sequence ATGAGACAAGCGCTGATCTGTGCCACCGTGGTCCTGACCGTAGCCTTGCTCAGCGGATGCTCCAACATGAGCCAGAAAAAAGATAACCTGACCGACCTCGATACTACCGTCCGCCCGGGGGACGATTTCTACCGCTATGCCGTTGGCCATTGGCAGAAAAACAATCCAATCCCGGCGGAATACAGCAGTTGGGGGAGTTTCGTCATCCTCGGCGAGGAAAACCTCAAGGTCCTGCGGGAAATAATGGAGCGGGCGGCTAAACGGCCGCGTGATAGCCGCGAAAAAATGGTCGGCGACTTCTATGCCGGCGGGATGGATGAACAGAAGATCGAAGCGGCCGGGCTGCAACCGCTTCAACCCGAACTGGCCAGGATCGAAGCGATCAGAGATCTGACCGGGTTAGCTTTGGAACTCGCCCATATGCAGCAAACAACTTCCGACCCCCTCTTCTCTTTCGGCGTCGCCCCCGATCTCGCTCGGAGCGATCGGCAGATCGTTCACCTAGACCAGGGGGGCTTGAACCTGCCGGACCGTGATTATTACCTGAAAAACGACCTTTACTCCAGGGAGATCCGGACCAAATACCAACTTTTTGTCGCCAGGATATTCAAGCTGATGGGGGAAGACGAGCGAACCTCCGCCGCGTCAGCCCGGACGGTCCTCAAGATCGAGACAGCCCTCGCTAAAATATCGAGGACCAAGGTCGCCTTGCGCGATCCCCGGCAGAACTATCATCCGCAATCCCTGGCCGCGCTGGCCAAACTTGCCCCCAACTTCGCCTGGCCGCTCTATTTCCGGGCGATCGGGCTGACCAAACCGGGGAAAATCAACGTCGGCCAGCCGGAGTTCTTGGCCGGGCTAAATAAACTGCTGGTCAAGATCCCCCTGGCGGAATGGAAAGTTTATCTGGCCTTCACCTTGGTCAATGATAATGCCGAGTATTTAAGCTCGGCTTTTGTCAATGAAGAATTCGCTTTTTACGCCAAGACGATGAACGGCAACCAGGTCCTCCGCCCCCGCTGGAAACGGGTCGTCGGTACGGTCAACGCTTATCTTGACCATCCGGTCGGCCGTCTCTTCGTCCAAAAGCGCTTCTCTCCCCACTCCAAAAAACGCGCCAGCCAGATGATCGAGAGCATCCGCCGAACGTTTGCCCGGCGGATCAAGGGGCTTGATTGGATGAGCCCGCGGACAAAACAGGCCGCCCAGCAGAAGCTGGCAGCGATGACCTTTAAGATCGGCTATCCGGACAAATGGCGCGACTATTCGAAGTTGAAGATAGAACGCAACTCGTATCTGGCCAATATCTTTCGCGGCAATTATTTTGACTTCCACTATGAACTGAATAAGGTTGGTAAACCGGTCGACCGGCAGGAGTGGCAGATGCCGGCCCAGATCGTCAACGCCGGCTATATGCCGCAACGCAACGAAATGATCTTCCCGGCCGGGATCCTCCAACCCCCGTTCTTCGATGCGGCGGCCGATGACGCCATCAATTATGGTTCGATCGGCACCATCATGGCCCACGAGATGACCCATGGTTTCGACGACCAGGGAAGGAAATTTGACGCCAAAGGAAACCTCAAGGATTGGTGGAGTAAAAAAGATGAAGCCAACTTTAAAGCCAAAACCAAAGGAGTGGTCGCCCAGTTTGGCGCCTACACCCCCTTTCCCGGCCTGCCGCTTAACGGCAAACTGACCCTCGGGGAAAATCTTGCCGACCTTGGCGGCTTAAGCCTCGCCTATGAAGCACTCGGCTCTCTCCCGGCCGGGAAAAAGCCTCAACCCCGTTTCTTTCTTTCTTACGCCAGGGTCTGGCGGAACAACACCCGCCCGGAACGGGCCAAGCTCCTGATCAAGGTTGACCCCCACTCCCCCGCTCAATATCGGGTCAACGGCCCGCTTAGCAACCTGCCGGAGTTTTATCAGGCGTTCAACCTCATCTCTGGTGAGGCCATGTATAAACCAGCCGCCCAGCGTGTTAAGGTCTGGTAA
- the eno gene encoding phosphopyruvate hydratase: MVRLSEEYFFVGERAKTGARIEQVHARQIIDSRGNPTVEVDVTLKDGTVGRAAVPSGASTGEHEALELRDKDDKRYGGKGVYTAVKNVNEIIAPKVVGLPAHQQLKIDNLMLDLDGTEFKSNLGANALLGVSLAVARAASISYGLSLFKYIGGEKAVTLPVPNMNVMNGGAHAGWNYELQEFMISPAGVPSFSEALRVGAEVYQTLKKVLKDKGYSTAVGDEGGFAPKLTKNEEAIEIIMEAITKAGYTPGKEVFLALDPAASEFFKDGKYQLKSEGKALSPEEMVAMYEEWVKKYPLISIEDGLSEKDWDGWKILTERLGKKIQLVGDDLFVTNPDFLKKGIKQKCGNSILIKLNQIGTLSETLYTMEVAKAAGYTYMTSHRSGETEDSTIADLAVATNSGQIKTGAPARSERVCKYNQLLRIEEELGNKAKYIGLAGFNPKK; encoded by the coding sequence ATGGTTAGATTGTCTGAGGAATATTTTTTTGTCGGTGAGAGGGCCAAGACCGGAGCGCGGATCGAGCAAGTCCACGCCCGGCAGATCATCGACTCCCGGGGGAACCCGACGGTTGAGGTTGACGTCACCCTGAAAGACGGGACCGTGGGCCGCGCCGCTGTCCCCTCCGGCGCTTCGACCGGCGAACACGAAGCCCTGGAACTGCGCGACAAAGATGACAAGCGCTATGGCGGCAAGGGTGTTTACACCGCGGTCAAGAACGTCAATGAGATCATCGCCCCAAAAGTCGTCGGCCTGCCCGCTCATCAGCAGTTAAAGATCGACAACCTGATGCTCGACCTTGACGGGACAGAGTTCAAGAGCAACCTCGGCGCTAACGCCCTGCTCGGCGTCTCCCTGGCGGTCGCCCGGGCGGCTTCGATCTCCTACGGCCTCTCCTTATTCAAATATATCGGCGGCGAAAAAGCGGTTACCCTCCCCGTCCCCAACATGAACGTGATGAACGGCGGCGCCCACGCCGGCTGGAACTACGAACTCCAGGAATTCATGATCTCCCCAGCCGGGGTCCCCTCCTTCTCCGAAGCATTGCGCGTCGGAGCGGAAGTCTATCAGACCTTGAAAAAAGTCCTTAAAGATAAAGGATATTCCACGGCAGTCGGCGATGAAGGCGGTTTCGCGCCCAAACTGACCAAAAATGAAGAGGCGATCGAGATCATCATGGAAGCGATCACTAAAGCCGGCTATACTCCGGGCAAGGAAGTTTTCCTGGCACTCGACCCTGCCGCCAGCGAGTTCTTCAAAGACGGCAAGTACCAGCTCAAGAGTGAAGGGAAAGCGCTCTCTCCCGAAGAAATGGTCGCCATGTACGAGGAATGGGTCAAAAAATACCCGCTCATTTCCATCGAAGACGGTTTATCGGAAAAGGATTGGGACGGCTGGAAGATATTGACCGAGCGCTTAGGGAAGAAGATCCAACTGGTCGGCGACGACCTCTTCGTCACCAACCCGGACTTCCTGAAAAAAGGGATCAAACAAAAGTGCGGCAACTCGATCCTGATCAAGCTTAACCAGATCGGGACGCTGTCGGAAACTCTCTACACCATGGAAGTCGCTAAGGCGGCCGGTTATACATATATGACCTCACACCGCTCCGGCGAGACCGAGGACTCAACGATCGCCGACCTAGCGGTCGCCACCAACTCTGGCCAGATCAAGACCGGGGCTCCCGCCCGCTCGGAGAGAGTCTGTAAATACAACCAGTTGCTCCGGATCGAAGAGGAATTAGGTAATAAGGCAAAATATATCGGGCTGGCGGGATTTAATCCGAAGAAGTAG
- a CDS encoding ATP-binding cassette domain-containing protein — protein sequence MALIKANNLTRAFGSVRAVGGVTFTIEYSETLGLVGESGSGKSTLARLLLRLIEPSSGEVNYYGIENVRRDCQIVFQDPQTSLNPRIRIGEAIGEPILIHQLLPKAKINGRVAELLELVRLPAAYARRWPHELSGGERQRVGIARALASAPKFLVLDEPVSALDVSIQVDILKLLKEVKTRLNLTYLFIAHDLNVIGYMSDRIAVMKEGKLVELGTRDQVLGSPQDPYTQKLLASTLKV from the coding sequence ATGGCGTTGATCAAAGCGAACAATCTAACCAGGGCCTTCGGTTCGGTCCGGGCGGTTGGCGGCGTTACTTTTACTATCGAGTACAGCGAAACTTTGGGCTTGGTCGGAGAATCCGGATCGGGGAAATCAACCCTGGCTCGTTTACTGCTCCGTCTGATCGAACCGAGTTCCGGCGAGGTCAATTACTACGGAATTGAGAATGTCCGCCGCGATTGCCAGATCGTCTTCCAGGACCCGCAGACCTCGCTCAATCCCCGGATCAGGATAGGGGAAGCGATCGGTGAGCCGATCTTGATCCATCAGCTTCTCCCCAAGGCCAAGATTAACGGGCGAGTGGCTGAACTGCTCGAATTAGTGAGGTTGCCGGCCGCCTATGCCAGGCGCTGGCCGCATGAACTTTCCGGCGGGGAGAGGCAGAGGGTGGGGATCGCCCGGGCGCTTGCTTCCGCCCCGAAATTCCTGGTCCTCGATGAGCCGGTCTCGGCGCTGGATGTCTCGATCCAGGTTGATATTCTGAAGCTTTTAAAAGAGGTTAAAACTCGGCTGAACCTGACTTATCTCTTTATCGCTCACGACCTTAATGTTATCGGCTACATGAGCGACAGGATAGCGGTCATGAAAGAAGGAAAACTGGTGGAACTGGGTACCAGGGACCAGGTACTAGGCAGTCCACAAGACCCTTACACGCAGAAACTTTTAGCTTCGACCTTGAAGGTTTGA
- a CDS encoding ABC transporter ATP-binding protein has translation MLEVKGLSVSYLVNDQPVRAVKEMSFTVTKGEALGIVGESGSGKSTIALAIMRLLPPAARIDAGEITFAGQALLTLPEKEMIKIRGAGISMIFQDPFTSLNPLFTVGDQIAETIELHQGLKRKEAWAKTIALLDLVKINDPAARARDYPHQFSGGMKQRVMIALALACQPELLIADEPTTALDVTIQAEILKLLKELQKSLNLSIIYITHNFGIIKAVCQKALVVYQGEVVEAGSVADLLAAPRSAYTARLLGALKVLNGRGE, from the coding sequence ATGTTAGAGGTTAAAGGGCTGTCGGTCAGCTATCTGGTCAATGACCAGCCGGTTCGAGCGGTCAAAGAGATGAGCTTTACCGTCACCAAGGGTGAAGCGCTGGGGATCGTCGGCGAATCAGGCTCCGGGAAGTCAACGATCGCGCTGGCGATCATGCGCCTCCTGCCGCCGGCGGCCAGGATCGACGCCGGGGAGATCACCTTTGCCGGCCAGGCGCTCTTGACCCTGCCGGAAAAAGAGATGATCAAGATCCGCGGGGCCGGGATATCGATGATCTTCCAGGATCCCTTCACTTCGCTTAATCCGCTCTTCACGGTCGGTGATCAGATCGCGGAAACCATCGAATTGCATCAAGGGTTAAAAAGGAAAGAAGCCTGGGCCAAGACGATTGCCTTACTTGATCTGGTGAAGATCAACGATCCGGCGGCCAGGGCGAGGGACTATCCCCATCAGTTTTCGGGCGGGATGAAGCAGCGCGTAATGATCGCGCTGGCGCTGGCTTGCCAGCCGGAACTGCTGATCGCGGATGAACCAACTACCGCGCTCGACGTTACCATCCAGGCGGAGATACTGAAGCTGTTAAAAGAGTTGCAAAAAAGCTTGAACCTATCCATAATTTACATAACTCATAATTTTGGGATCATTAAAGCGGTTTGTCAGAAAGCGTTAGTGGTTTATCAGGGGGAGGTGGTGGAGGCGGGGAGCGTGGCCGATCTTCTGGCGGCGCCCCGGTCCGCTTATACTGCCAGGCTGTTAGGCGCCTTGAAAGTCTTGAACGGAAGGGGTGAATAA
- a CDS encoding ABC transporter permease yields MNKMTNNQFRMTNVGIIIILIMITAAIFAPALAPFDPSEITESEIQGPSLRHLFGTDDLGRDLLSRALYGARISLTVGAVAVIISVLIGTLLGALSGYYGSWLDSVIMRGVDVMLAFPSIFLILAIQAMLTPNIYNVMIVIGLTSWMGVARLVRGEFLRIRELQYVEAARAIGCSDFRIIFRHILPNASSPIIVAATLGMAGAVLTESALSFLGLGVQPPMSSWGNMLMDSQAYMRDAPWMAIIPGVLILISVLALYFVGEGLREKLNVRG; encoded by the coding sequence ATGAATAAAATGACGAATAACCAATTTCGAATGACGAATGTTGGTATTATTATTATCTTAATCATGATAACTGCCGCGATATTTGCTCCGGCACTGGCTCCGTTTGATCCGTCCGAGATCACTGAATCGGAGATCCAGGGGCCGTCACTCCGGCATCTGTTCGGGACTGATGATCTGGGGCGTGATCTGTTAAGCCGGGCGCTCTACGGCGCGCGGATCTCGCTGACCGTTGGCGCGGTTGCCGTCATAATTTCCGTGTTGATCGGGACTTTGCTTGGGGCACTCTCCGGCTATTACGGCAGTTGGCTGGATAGTGTCATTATGCGCGGGGTGGATGTGATGCTGGCGTTCCCCTCGATCTTTCTTATCCTGGCGATCCAGGCGATGTTGACTCCCAATATCTATAATGTGATGATCGTTATCGGGCTGACTTCCTGGATGGGGGTGGCGCGGCTGGTGCGGGGTGAATTCCTCCGGATCAGGGAGTTGCAGTATGTGGAAGCCGCTCGCGCTATCGGCTGTTCTGACTTCCGGATCATCTTCCGCCATATCTTGCCGAACGCCTCCAGCCCGATCATCGTCGCCGCAACGCTGGGGATGGCCGGCGCTGTCCTGACCGAATCGGCCCTCTCTTTTCTTGGCCTCGGCGTCCAACCGCCGATGTCTTCCTGGGGAAATATGTTGATGGATTCGCAGGCGTACATGCGCGATGCTCCGTGGATGGCGATCATTCCGGGGGTCTTAATTTTAATATCAGTCCTAGCACTTTATTTTGTTGGCGAAGGGTTGCGGGAGAAGTTAAATGTTAGAGGTTAA
- a CDS encoding ABC transporter permease, with product MRAYIVKRLLQLIPLLIGISLISFFVMHLAPGDPTALFIDPNVKPEELMRVRANWGLDQPVYIQYFLWLKNAVLLDFGRSYTTGQPVISEIAERLPLTLMLMIPSYILTFLICIPLGVMSAVRKNSWFDNTVTFLSFTGMAIPTFWLGLMLMLLFSVQLHWLPAVGNIVLPLITMTIGSLAGLTRYQRSAMLEVLNQDFIRTARAKGLPEWIVIYKHALRNALLPIVTIFGLSLPDLFGGAFIIETIFAWPGMGRLGVQCIFQRNYPVIMGIVMFSAVLIVLGNLLADICYALVDPRIRYE from the coding sequence ATGCGCGCATACATTGTAAAAAGACTGCTGCAGCTGATCCCGCTCCTGATCGGCATCTCCCTGATTTCCTTTTTCGTCATGCACCTGGCTCCCGGTGACCCGACCGCTCTTTTTATCGATCCCAACGTCAAACCCGAAGAACTAATGCGTGTGCGCGCCAACTGGGGGCTGGACCAGCCAGTCTATATCCAATATTTTCTCTGGCTGAAGAATGCCGTTCTCCTCGACTTTGGCCGGAGCTATACGACCGGCCAGCCGGTCATCAGCGAGATCGCCGAGCGGCTGCCGCTGACCCTGATGCTGATGATCCCCTCATATATCCTGACCTTCCTGATCTGCATCCCGCTCGGGGTAATGTCGGCGGTCAGGAAAAACTCCTGGTTCGATAATACGGTCACCTTCCTCTCTTTTACCGGGATGGCGATACCGACCTTCTGGCTCGGCCTGATGCTGATGCTCCTCTTCTCGGTCCAGCTCCACTGGCTGCCGGCGGTCGGCAATATCGTCTTGCCGCTCATCACGATGACGATCGGGAGCCTGGCCGGCTTGACCCGCTACCAGCGGTCGGCGATGCTCGAGGTCCTCAACCAGGATTTTATCCGGACGGCGCGGGCTAAAGGTTTGCCGGAATGGATCGTCATCTATAAACACGCTTTGCGTAACGCTCTTCTGCCGATCGTGACTATATTTGGTTTATCACTCCCCGACCTCTTTGGCGGAGCTTTCATTATAGAGACGATCTTCGCCTGGCCGGGGATGGGTCGGTTGGGGGTCCAGTGCATCTTCCAGCGCAATTATCCGGTCATTATGGGGATCGTCATGTTCTCCGCCGTGCTGATCGTTTTGGGAAATCTGTTGGCGGATATATGTTACGCGTTGGTCGACCCGAGGATTCGTTATGAATAA